Genomic window (Deltaproteobacteria bacterium):
GTATTTTGGCTGGGACGAGATCATCCACGCCATCCCGCACATGAAGGAAGACCCCTGCGCCATCGAGATCAAGTACGGCCAGGGCGCCAAACCCGGCGACGGAGGCCTGCTCATGTGGCACAAGGTCAACAAGCTCATCGCGGCCATTCGCGGCGTGCCCGCCGGAGTCAGCCTGCCGAGCCCGCCGACGCACCAGACCCAGTATTCCATCGAGGAATCCGTGGCCAAGATGATTCAATCCATGTCCATGGCCTGGGGCTTCCGCGTGCCGGTTTATCCGAAAATCTCGGCCACGACCTCGACCAACGCGGTGCTGAACAACCTCTGCCGCAATCCCTACGCGGCGGGTCTGGCCGTGGACGGCGAGGACGGCGGCACGGGCGCGGCCTACAACGTGTCCATGAACCACATGGGCAGCCCCATCGCCTCCAATATTCGCGACGCGTATCTGACCCTGTGCAAATTGGGCAAACAGAACGAAGTGCCGCTCATCGCTGGTGGTGGCATCGGCAAGAACGGCAATCTGGCCGCCAACGCGGCCGCCCTGATCATGCTCGGGGCCTCGGCCGTGCAGATCGGCAAGTACGTCATGCAGGCCGCGGCCGGATGCGTGGGTTCGGAATCCGACCGCTGCAACGTCTGCAATATCGGCGTCTGCCCCAAGGGCATCACTTCCCAGGACCCGCGCGTGTACCGACGGCTGGACCCGGAAAAGGTCGCCGAACGGCTGGTCGATCTGTACGTCAGTTTCGATACGGAACTGAAAAAGATCGTCGCCCCCCTGGGCCGGTCCACGTCCCTGCCCATCGGCATGTCCGACGCCCTGGGTATTGCCGACAAAGACGCGGCCGACAGACTGGCCATCCAATACGTGGTCTAGGACGGAGAAAAGCATGCAGAATATACTCATTTCAGGACAGGAAAACGGCGTGCGCCTGGAATCGCGCATCCTTGAGGAGCGCATTCAGGAGGCCGTCAAGGCCGGAATGCGCGCGCTGACGGTGGACGCGTTTGGCCAGCACGGCATCGGCGGCCGCCTCTGGGTTTCCGAACAGGAACCCGTGAGCGTGACCGTGACCGGCGCATCAGGGCAACGTCTGGGCTCCCTGGGGTGCCCGGGCACGACCATCGAGGTCATGGGGCCGGGTTCGGACGACATTGGCTGGCTCAATGCAGGGGCCGAGATCACCGTGCACGGCAATGCCGGCAACGGCATCTGTAATGCCATGGCCCAGGGCAGGGTGTTCATCGCCGGCCATGTCGGCTCGCGCTGCATGACCATGACCAAGCAAAACCCGCGTTTTTCCGCGCCGGAACTGTGGGTGCTGGGTGCGACCGGCGATTATTTCGCCGAGTTCATGGCTGGCGGCGTGGCCGTGATCTGCGGCGTGAACGCCCCAGACGCGGCCAATGTTCTGGGCTATCGCCCATGCGTGGGCATGGTTGGCGGCCGGATTTTCTATCGCGGCCAAGAGCAGGTCGTCAGCGCCGCCGATGCCGTGCACGCCCCGATCTTGGACGAGGATTGGACCTGGCTCTCGGAAAACCTCAAGTTGTACTTGAATAAAATCAACAAGCCGGAATTATTCGACGCGCTTGCCGACCGCGCCGGGTGGCACATGGTCCGGGCCAAGACTCCGCACGAAAAGCTGACCAAAAAACGACTGTCCATGGCCGATTTTCACGCCCACGTCTGGGACAAGGAATTGGGACGGGGCGGGCTGGTCGGCGACCTGACCTCCGTGGACCGTTCGCCCATCGGCCTGGTCACCACCGGCGAGCTGCGGCGTTTCGTGCCGGTCTGGGAAAATTGCAAATACATGCCACCGTGTCAGGCCAGCTGTCCGTCGGGTATTCCGGTCCAGAAGCGCTGGCAGCTCATCCGCGAGGGCCGCTTGGCCGAAGCCGTGGATCTGTCCCTTGAATACACGCCCTTCCCGGCCACGGTCTGCGGCTACCTCTGTCCCAACCTGTGCATGGAAGGATGCACGCGCGGCCTGGGCAATCTGAAGCCCGTGGACGCCAAGATGCTCGGCAAGGAAGGCATCAACGCCAACCCGCCCATGCTGCCCATGTCCTCGGACAAGAAGGTCGCCGTCATCGGCGGTGGCCCGGCCGGTATTTCCGTGGCCTGGCAGCTGCGGCTCAAGGGGCACAGGGCGTCTGTTTTTGACATGGATGAAAAGCTCGGCGGCAAGCTCCAGGCGTCCATCCCGGCCAACCGCATTCCGCCGGAAGTGCTGGCGGCGGAACTGGACCGGGCGCGGGAAATCATCCCCCATGTGCGCCTGGAGAAAAAGCTCAATCGCGAGGATTTCGAGGCCATCAGAAACGATTACGACTTCATCGTCCTGGCCACGGGCGCCCAGCGTCCGCGCACCCTGCCCATACCCGGCAACGAGCGACTGATCCCGGCCACGGATTTTCTGAAATCCTGCAAGCACGGCGACGCCACGGTGGGCGGTCGCGTGGTGGTCATCGGCGGCGGCAATGTCGGCTGCGACGTGGCCTCCGAGGCCGGACGCCTGGGCGCGACCAGCCTGACCGTCATTGACGTGCAAAAGCCCGCCTCCTTCGGCAAGGAACGCGAGGAAGCCGAAAAGGCCGGAGCCGAGTTCCTGTGGCCGTGTTTCACCAAGGAAATCACGGCCGAGGGCGTGGTCCTGACCGATGGCCGGGTTCTGCCGGCGGACACGGTTATCGTGTCCATCGGCGATATTCCGGATTTGGAGGCCATTCCGGACAACATCGCCCGCGAGCGCGGCTTCATCAAGGTCAACGACGTCAACCAGACCACGGACCCGAAGGTTTTTGCCATCGGCGATCTGGTCAAGCTGGGCTTACTCACCCAGGCCATCGGCGACGGTCGTCGCGCGGCCACGGCCATCGACGAGATCATCACCGGCAAGCGGCCCCTTTCGGTCACCGAGGACATGGCCGAGGAACTCAAGACACGGCTCGAATACATGGACCCCGGCAACCACATGTCCGAAACCATCGATTATTCGCGCATGAATCTGGCCTACTACGATCCGCGCCTGAGCAAATTCGAAAGTCTGGACCAGTGCGCCGACGAGTGTTCGTCCTGCGGCGTGTGCCGGGATTGCGGCATCTGCGAGGCGGTCTGCCCGCGCGGCGCCATCTCCCGAGAAGCCCTGCCGGCGGGCGAGTTCGCCATGGTCTGCGATCCGGAAAAATGCATCGGCTGCGGCTTCTGCGCCGGAGCCTGTCCGTGCGGCATCTGGACGCTTATTCCGAACACGCCCTTGGGTTGAACGAAATCCGTTCATGAAAAAGAGACGGTTCTTCTTTGGAATCTGAAACGCGAAAACCCCGTCCATGGACGGGGTTTTCGCGTTTCAGGCAGCATGATTTCCAGCTAGGCTAGCGGTATTTCATGGGCACGTAGTCGCGCGCGTTTGGCCCGACATAAATCTGACGGGGGCGATGGATGCGGGTGTCCTCCTGAAGATGCTGCTCGTGCCAATGGGCGATCCAGCCGGGCATGCGGCCCATGGCGAACATAACCGGGAACATGTTCACCGGAATGTTCAAGGCGCGCAGGATCAGGCCGGAATAGAAGTCCACGTTGGGGTAAAGCTTGCGGGACGTGAAAAAATCATCGTTCAGGGCGATCTCCTCCAACTCCTGGGCGATATCCAACAGCGGGTCCTTGATGTGCAGGGAATCCAGCAAATCCGTGGCGCATTTTTTGAGCACGCGCGCCCGGGGATCGAAGTTCTTGTACACCCGGTGTCCAAATCCCATCAGTCGGAATTCTTTCCGTTTGACCCGCTCGATGCATTCCTTGACCGAAAAATCGCCCTTGTGGATGGTGTCCAACATCTGGATCACGGCGGAGTTGGCGCCACCGTGCAGTCGTCCCCACAAAGCGCAAATACCCGACGACACCGAGGCGAACAAATTGGCCTCGCTCGATCCGACCATGCGCACCGTGGAGCAGGAGCAGTTTTGCTCGTGATCCGCGTGCACCAGCAAAAACAGCGACAGGGCTTTCTGGGCCTCGGGCGTGGGCACGTGCTCCTTGTAGGGCACGGAAAACATCATGTGCAGAAAATTCTCGCAATACGACCGGCTCGGGTCCGGATAAATGATCGGCAGCCCGGCTGATTTACGATAACTGAACGCCGCGATGGTGCGGACCTTGCTGATCAGCTTGGCCACGGCCTTGCGGAATTCCTCCTCGGTCTGGATGTCGAGCAGGTCCGGATTGTACGCCCCCAGGGAATTGATGACCGCCGAAAGGATGGCCATGGGGTGCCCATGCGGGGGGAAACCCTCGAAATGGTGCATCAAGTCTTCGTGCAGCAAGGCCTGCTCGCCAAGCAGGATGCGGAAATCGGCCCGCTCGTCGCGGGTTGGCAGCTCGCCAAAAACCAGCAGCATGACCGTTTCGACAAAGGAACTCTGGCCCGCCAGCTGTTCAATGGGATAGCCTCGATAGCGGAGAATTCCCTTTTCGCCATCGACAAAACTGATGGCGCTGTAGCACGATCCTGTATTGGCATAGCCCTGATCCAGGGTGATCACTCCGGACTTGGCTCGCAGACTGCTTACGTCCACCGCCACCTCGCCTTCGGTTCCCCGGACAACGGGCAACTCGAAACTCCGGCCGTCGATGGTCAGGATGGCAATATCCTTGTTGTGCATAAAACCTCCTCCATCTTCTCTCCTTGCCAGGAAAGAGACGTCTCTCGTTCGCCTCGGACGCATTGGTCGCGCCGGAAAACGATCGTTTAACGAAAATCGGTTGGATTATCTAGAAGCGAGTCCCGCCCATCCTCGGACGGGCGGGACGGGGGTTACCGCTTTGGTTCCCATTCCCACAGGGGAAGGCGCATTTCGACCAGCTCTTCCTCGAAATTATGGGACACTTCCAAACCAAAGCGTTTGCCCAGGGCGATCATGGCCTTGTTGCGCGGCATGGTCTGGCCAACAAAATAGCGGGTGCCTCGGCTCTTGCAGTAGCGGATCATTTTTTCGAAAAGCAGCGACCCAAGGCCCGTGCCCTTCATGGATGATTGGACGATAATGGCGAATTCGGCCTCGGAATTGTCCGGCTTGGTGGACGTCCGGACCACGCCCAGGGTTTCGGGATTGCCGTCCACCATGCGCGTGGCGATGAAGGCCATTTCCCGGTCATAGTCGATCTGGGTGAACTTGGGCATGTCGTTGAGCACGAAACTCTGGACCAGCCCAAAAAAACGCAGCCGCAAATCCTCTTCGGACAGGCCGTGGATAAAGGCCAGATGCGCCACCGCGTCCTCGGGCCGAATGGGGCGCAGCAAAATCTGCTCGCCGTTTTTCAACCGGACACATTCTTCCAGCTCGCGCGGGTAGGGCCGGATGGCCAGTCGTTCCGGTCCGCTGACCGTGGCCGGTTGAATCCAAATCCTGGCTCCCAGGGCCAAAACGCCCTTATCGTCGGCGAAGACCGGATTCATTTCCAGGGTCACGATCTGCGGCAGGTCGATGACCATCTGACTGATCTGGATCAGGGCCATGCAGATATCATCGATATCCGCGGGCGCCTGCCGACGGGAACCGGCCAGGAGTTTGAAAATCCGGGTGCGGGAGATGATGTCCTTGGCCAGACTCATGTTCAGGGGCGGCAGGGCCACGGCCTGATCGTCGACAATGGAGGCCGCGACGCCGCCGTGGCCGAAACGCAGGATCGGGCCAAAGGTCTTGTCCGTGAAAACCGAAATAAACAGCTCGTGGGCGCCGGGTCGCCGGCCCATCTTCTGGACCGTGAAGCCCTCGATATAGGCGTTGGGGACCTGGGTGTGGACGCGGGCGGCCATGTTGGCGGCCGCCTCGAAAACCAAGTCCGGAGTGGTCAGATCCAGGGCCACGCCGCCGATGTCGAAGGGTTGGGAAATCTGCGGCGAGCGGATTTTGAGCGCCACGGGAAAACCCAGCTCCGAGGCCGCGTCCACGGCCTGCATGGCCGATTTGCAGATCCGCGTCTCGACCACCGGCACGCCGTAGGCGGCCAGAACCAGCCGCGACTCCTCTTCGGTCAATTGCCCCCGATCCTCGGCCAGGGCGGTTTTGATAATTCCCTCGGCATGGTCCGTGTCTGGAAAAAAATCCGCCGGCAGGGAATCCGGTGTCTGCATCAAGATCCCTTGCGTGCGCTTGTAGCGCTGCATGTGCAGGTAGGCCATGACCGCCTTGCCTGGACGATCGAAAACCGGAATGGCCGTGTCCTCGAAAATTTCCTTGGTGTTCTGCACCGTCTCCTCGCCCAGCCAGTTGGCCAGCACCAGGCAACGGCTGGTCTTGGCGACCTGGGCCACGGCCTGGGCGATTTCCACGCTGCTCGTCCCCTGAAAGGG
Coding sequences:
- a CDS encoding glutamate synthase; translated protein: YFGWDEIIHAIPHMKEDPCAIEIKYGQGAKPGDGGLLMWHKVNKLIAAIRGVPAGVSLPSPPTHQTQYSIEESVAKMIQSMSMAWGFRVPVYPKISATTSTNAVLNNLCRNPYAAGLAVDGEDGGTGAAYNVSMNHMGSPIASNIRDAYLTLCKLGKQNEVPLIAGGGIGKNGNLAANAAALIMLGASAVQIGKYVMQAAAGCVGSESDRCNVCNIGVCPKGITSQDPRVYRRLDPEKVAERLVDLYVSFDTELKKIVAPLGRSTSLPIGMSDALGIADKDAADRLAIQYVV
- a CDS encoding 4Fe-4S dicluster domain-containing protein, which codes for MQNILISGQENGVRLESRILEERIQEAVKAGMRALTVDAFGQHGIGGRLWVSEQEPVSVTVTGASGQRLGSLGCPGTTIEVMGPGSDDIGWLNAGAEITVHGNAGNGICNAMAQGRVFIAGHVGSRCMTMTKQNPRFSAPELWVLGATGDYFAEFMAGGVAVICGVNAPDAANVLGYRPCVGMVGGRIFYRGQEQVVSAADAVHAPILDEDWTWLSENLKLYLNKINKPELFDALADRAGWHMVRAKTPHEKLTKKRLSMADFHAHVWDKELGRGGLVGDLTSVDRSPIGLVTTGELRRFVPVWENCKYMPPCQASCPSGIPVQKRWQLIREGRLAEAVDLSLEYTPFPATVCGYLCPNLCMEGCTRGLGNLKPVDAKMLGKEGINANPPMLPMSSDKKVAVIGGGPAGISVAWQLRLKGHRASVFDMDEKLGGKLQASIPANRIPPEVLAAELDRAREIIPHVRLEKKLNREDFEAIRNDYDFIVLATGAQRPRTLPIPGNERLIPATDFLKSCKHGDATVGGRVVVIGGGNVGCDVASEAGRLGATSLTVIDVQKPASFGKEREEAEKAGAEFLWPCFTKEITAEGVVLTDGRVLPADTVIVSIGDIPDLEAIPDNIARERGFIKVNDVNQTTDPKVFAIGDLVKLGLLTQAIGDGRRAATAIDEIITGKRPLSVTEDMAEELKTRLEYMDPGNHMSETIDYSRMNLAYYDPRLSKFESLDQCADECSSCGVCRDCGICEAVCPRGAISREALPAGEFAMVCDPEKCIGCGFCAGACPCGIWTLIPNTPLG
- a CDS encoding citrate synthase — encoded protein: MHNKDIAILTIDGRSFELPVVRGTEGEVAVDVSSLRAKSGVITLDQGYANTGSCYSAISFVDGEKGILRYRGYPIEQLAGQSSFVETVMLLVFGELPTRDERADFRILLGEQALLHEDLMHHFEGFPPHGHPMAILSAVINSLGAYNPDLLDIQTEEEFRKAVAKLISKVRTIAAFSYRKSAGLPIIYPDPSRSYCENFLHMMFSVPYKEHVPTPEAQKALSLFLLVHADHEQNCSCSTVRMVGSSEANLFASVSSGICALWGRLHGGANSAVIQMLDTIHKGDFSVKECIERVKRKEFRLMGFGHRVYKNFDPRARVLKKCATDLLDSLHIKDPLLDIAQELEEIALNDDFFTSRKLYPNVDFYSGLILRALNIPVNMFPVMFAMGRMPGWIAHWHEQHLQEDTRIHRPRQIYVGPNARDYVPMKYR
- a CDS encoding GNAT family N-acetyltransferase, producing the protein DERIREVVRDKDIRVLGPGSLGMIVPASGVNASLSRVGAKEGRIAFVTESDSLFESVLDWAKTNNVGFSHCVSLGRQLDVDFSSVLDYLGSDPATKSILLYVETIQDARKFMSAARASARNKPILVIRPRRLPCDLRDASTDLTEMDLDHIYDAAFRRAGMVRVDDIDSLFEGARTLANYKPLRGNGLAIMTNGQSIGLLTADTLIDGGGELVRITEETQLKLEEILGQERCSDNPVTLPYDATPDMYARVLGVLVRAKDVGCVLILHVPFQGTSSVEIAQAVAQVAKTSRCLVLANWLGEETVQNTKEIFEDTAIPVFDRPGKAVMAYLHMQRYKRTQGILMQTPDSLPADFFPDTDHAEGIIKTALAEDRGQLTEEESRLVLAAYGVPVVETRICKSAMQAVDAASELGFPVALKIRSPQISQPFDIGGVALDLTTPDLVFEAAANMAARVHTQVPNAYIEGFTVQKMGRRPGAHELFISVFTDKTFGPILRFGHGGVAASIVDDQAVALPPLNMSLAKDIISRTRIFKLLAGSRRQAPADIDDICMALIQISQMVIDLPQIVTLEMNPVFADDKGVLALGARIWIQPATVSGPERLAIRPYPRELEECVRLKNGEQILLRPIRPEDAVAHLAFIHGLSEEDLRLRFFGLVQSFVLNDMPKFTQIDYDREMAFIATRMVDGNPETLGVVRTSTKPDNSEAEFAIIVQSSMKGTGLGSLLFEKMIRYCKSRGTRYFVGQTMPRNKAMIALGKRFGLEVSHNFEEELVEMRLPLWEWEPKR